The nucleotide sequence GAGTGACCGGTGCCAAGCTGGAACACAAGTATGAACTGTTTCGCGACGGCGCGAGTGTCGCTGTGGCACACAGCGTGATTGCCTGTGTCGACCGAGAAGGTAATATCCAGCGCATGCCCGCAGCGATGGAGCAACTGGGTACGGAGAGTTAACGGGCTCTGTTTTGAGTCTGGTGAATGTGAACACGAACCCTGGTGTTGAATTGCACCCCACCCGCTCGCAGTGAAGAGAGATCACCCCTGATCTAATTTGCATTCGTCGGCTGCGACCTCCTGCTCGCTCTGCTCGCCCCGGATTGCATCCGGGGTCACCCATTTTTATTTCGTGTCGTTTCGTGTTTTGCGTGGTAGATAATTCCAGTTCGAGGTTTCCATCAGTTCCCATTGCGGTGTGAAACTGGTTTGAAATTCGCCGCGCGGGCGGATAGATGGGGCCTGCCCTTGTATCTGCCCATGACTGTCTGATGAGCGTGCCGGGATTGGGATCATCCCTGATCTAATTTGCATGCGTCAGCTGCGACCTCCTGCTCGCTCTGCTCGCCCCGGATTGCATCCGGGGTCACCCATTTTTAATTTCGTGTCGTTTCGTGTTTTGCGTGGTAGATAATTCCAATTCAAGGTTTCCATCAGTTCCGATTGCGGTGTGAAACTGGTTTGAAATTCGCCACGCGGGCGGACAGATGGGGCCTGCCCGTACTGTAAGACCGGTCTGATGATCGTGCCGGGATTGGGATCACCCCTGATCTTATTCGCACGCGGGAGCTGCGACCTCCTGCTCGCTGCGCTCGCCCCGGATTGCATCCGGGGTCACCCATTTTTAATTTCGTGTCGTTTCGTGTTTTGCGTGGTAGATAATTCCAATTCAAGGTTTCCATCGGTTCCGATTGCGGTGTGAAACTGGTTTGAAATTCGCCACACGGGCGGATAGATGGATCCTGCCCTTGTATCTGCCCATGACTGTCTGATGAGCGTGCCGGGATTGGGATCACCCCTGATCTTATTCGCACGCGGGAGCTGCGACCTCCTGCTCGCTGCGCTCGCCCCGGATTGCATCCGGGGTTACCCATTTTTAATTTCGTGTCGTTTCGTGTTTTGCGTGGTAGATAATTCCAGTTCAAGGTTTCCATCGGTTCCGATTGCGGTGTGAAACTGGTTTGAAATTCGCCACGCGGGCGGACAGATGGATTCCACCCGTACTGTAAGACCGGTCTGATGAACGCACCGGGATTGAGCGATTGCTCTGGCGGTTTTCTGTTACCCTCTGCTCTGTCTTCAGTCGTTCGGGATATTTATCTGAGGAGATGGGGGTACTTCTATTATCATGCTTCGTACCAGGTAGGCCTGGAAACTGACAGTACAAGCGATGAATCGGCGTAGGGTAATCCCCTGTGTTTGCTTCTACTGCGAAGCAGGTCGGACATTCGCCGATTGTTCGAACATTTTTACCGTCAGTTACCTGTGGCAATCCTGGATTACAGCCAGGACCACCCGAAGTTGCCGTTATTTCTAAGTTTGAGCGACTGTTACCTATGTGTGCGAACGGTGAAACACGGATGTCGGTCCTGGTGGTGAATTTTGTATTTCGTCAGGTTTTTTTTACGACCACGAAAAACACGAAACCACACGCAAAAGATTTTTCAGGGGAACTGATCATGGAAACCGCTGCTTTGAGATTGATTTGTGTTTTGTTACCTCATGCTGCTTTTTCAGGAGGTTTGAATTCATGTGGGAGTGTCAATCTTAGGGAGGGGCGTGAGGCTATCAAGTGGATTATGGGAATGATGTGGCGAACTGTGTTGATAGGGAACCGATGCTGGAGTGATCAGTGGCGGTGCCGAGGTGAAAGGCTGCGATGTGTGGCGACCCGCAGGCATACATCACGAACCGGTGTGGATTCAGGCAGTGCAAATCTGGAAAAAACGGGCTGTTTTATAGTGAAGATCAGGAACAGGTATCGCGTGTTCTGGTGCACTGTAAACTGGCCACGCGCGCGACCCGAAACAACGCTTATCGCCAGTGGCGCGAGCGGGTCAAGTGCAATTTCTACAGTGGCAGTGACCGGTTTTCAGCAGTGTGCGTTATGTCGATGCATCTTCGTACTCGTTAAATTCTTCCATGAGTGCATTGATGGCATCGGAAGAACCGAGTGCGAAGATGCTGTCGCCGGCGTTGAGGATGGATGTACTCGGCGGTGGCATCTGGGGCTGCTGACCGGGTCGACAGATGCCGACGACCATGATGCCTTTGGTGCTGAAATCGGTCTCGTGTAACTTTTTGCTACAGTAAGGATTGGCGTCAGTGATCTGCAGGTCGGCGACTTCAAACCCGCCAACATGTTTGCTGGCGACTTCGACAAAATCTTCGACAGCGGGGTGAATCATGAAGCGGGCAATTTTGACGGCGCCACTGCGAAACGGACTGACGACTCGATTGGCACCGGCGTGTCGGATTTTATCGCCGGCTTTGTCGTCGCTGGCACGGGCGATGATCTGGAATTCGGGATTGAGCATGCGGGCAGTGAGGACGACATACACGTTATCGGCGTCGCTGGGGAGAGCGGCAGCAAGAGATTTGGCGTTTTCGATCCCTGCGCTTTGCAGGACAAAGTCATCGGTGGCGTCGCCATGAATATAGAGCCAGCCTTTGTCTTCGCAGGTCAACTGCAGACGTTCGTCGTCTTTATCGATGACGACGAACGATTTTTCGCGTTCGTGGAGGTATTCACAGATGGAGGCCCCCATGCGACCGATGCCACATACGATGTAGTGGCCGTCCAGATTAGAGATTGCTTTCTGCATGCGACGTTTCTCCAGGATAGAACTCATTTGCTGTCGAACGATCCATTGACCAAGCTGGGAGACAGAGTAGGTAAATATTCCCAGACCAAACATGAGGTAAAAGATGATAAACAGCTTGCCGTTGTCGGAGAGGGAAACGGGATCTTCATAGCCGACGGTGGTTGCCGTGATGACAATCATATACAGGCTGTTGAGCCAGGAGGCACCTTCAATCCAGCGAATTCCCACGGTCCCGAAGATGGTAAAGCCGATCAGCAGAACGACGATGCGAACAAACTGCGCAACCGACTGTTTCTGCTGTTTCGTCTGACTTGTGGGTACGATGAAATGAAAAACCATGCGTGAGAGTCTACAGTCTGAATAGAATTTTAGATAGAAAACTCGACTGAGCCGGTGGTAATAAAATGGTTTCGGGTCGGTCCAGATCAGCGAGGAGGAACTCGGCGGCCTGGATTCCACTGCGAACGGCGCCTTCCATGGTGGCAGGCCAGCCGGTCGAAGTCCAGTCTCCCGCCAGGTAGAGCCCTTCGACTTGAGTATGCTGGGACGGACGGAGCTGTTCCACTCCGGGTTTCACGGAGAAGACGGCCTGATGCTCGGTAACCATGCGGCTGTGCAGCAGTTCTGCAGCATTTGCTTCAGGCCAGATCATCGCCAGTTCTCTCACGACTTCGCCGATGATCTCTGACTGGGTTCGTCCCTGCCGGGCAGATCCTGTCAGATTGTGACTGGCGGAGATGACAACCTGGTAGTAGTAACCGGACTCAGTAGAAGCATTCTGCATCAGTCGACTGCGATTGAACATCCACTGCGAGAGCGTGTCGACGAAGACCGCATGAGGCAGACTGGTGATCTCGCGATCGAACCAGAGATGGACGCTGGTAATAGGAGCGGATTCAAGTTGTTGAATGCCGGTTAACTTTTCGCGACCTGGAAATTCGTCGGGCAGGAGATCGAAGACGCGCTGGTAAGGAACCGCGAGCACGACCCGCGGGCAGTCGATTTCGCTGCCGTCGCGTAACTGGATGCCGGTGACCTGCTGCCCGTCGATGCGAATGTTTTCAACTCCGGTCTGCAGCGAGATTTTTGAGCCACGCTGTTTGAGGTAGTCCTGTATCACTGTGCCATACAGGTGTTCGAGAGGAACGGTGGGAATCAGCACCTGCCAGTTGTCCCGGGCTCTGAGAAAGCCATCGACGAAGACTTTACGGGCATGCGAAAGGCTGATGCGGTCGAGGCTTTCACTTAACGCGCTGACGAGAACCACATTCCAGAAGCGGTTGATGACAGCGGAAGACTGGCCGTGCGCGACAAGCCAGTCGGCGATGGTGGGTTCGTTTTCAAGGTCAATGATTGCGATCGCCAGCTGTTTCAGGCCACGGGCGAGTTGGATCTTATCAGACCAGGATAGATAAGAGAGTCCGCCAAATGCGGGGAGCAGATGCAGGGGGGACGGCAACAGCGGGTTGGCGGCGAAGCGATTGACTTTGAACTGTCTGCCGTTCGAATCGGGGCCGATTGAGTCGGGGCCAACGAAATAGAGTTCTGCAGCGCGCTGGAACGAATCGGCGATGCCCACGGTTTCACAGAACCGGTTGAATTCAAAACAGCAGCCCATGCTGACATGCTGGCAGTTATCGATGAGTTGTTCTGACTGTTTGTCCGCGAAAGAACTCGCGCGGCCTCCCAGACGGGGACGCGACTCATACAGGGAGACAGGAATCTCGCGATCTGCGAGTGTGACTGCACAGGCCAGTCCGGCCAGACCGCCTCCGATGATGACAACTTCTGACTGACTGGCTCCCACGGACGATCCTGACGAACTCTACTGGTATTTTAAGAAAACGGGCCTGGCCTGAACATTGGATCTGTATTTCCTGACATGGCTCACCTAGACTATGCCTGGGTCTTATCAGACTTGGAATGACAGGTTGGCTGAACTGGTCCGCACGCTCGTTGGTATGCTCGCCTGGCATTGCTCACCTGTCACTTCAGGATTGATGAACCACTTGTTTTACTACAGCGTCTTCAGAAACAATTTGACTGAGTAGAATGAAACGAAAGTCGCTATCATAAAATACGATCAAATTCAGTATTTGAGGATACCGAAAAATCAATCTGATCCTAGTGATGACTCTGCGAAATCATGAAATATCCGGGGATTGAGCGACTGCAGCATTTTTCAACACGCTGGCTGCAGACGGGACGCAACTTCCTGTATCCGCCCCGCTGTTCGCTGTGTGGGATGGAAACGGTGTGTACCGGCGTGAATTGCGGGGAACAGATTGAAGAACTGGTTCCCGTTCTTTCCCGATCCTGTCAGCGCTGCGGCGCGCCGGTGGGCCCACATCTGGAGACTTCCGGAGGCTGTACAGACTGTCGGGGTGAGAAATTCCGGTTCGCGCGGGCAGTCGCGCTGGGAAAATATGAAGGAGCATTGCAGGAATTTATTCTGAATCTGAAGCAGAACCATGGCGCGTACCTGGGAGGGGGGCTGGCGAATCTGCTGTTCTATCGGAATCAGGAATTCTTTGAACAACTGGGGACAGAACTGATTGTTCCGGTCCCGTTGCACTGGACATCCCGTCTGCGTCGCACTCATAATCCGGCCAGTATCATTGCAGAGGCCCTGTCACACCGCTTGCAAGCGAAATACAGCGGGAATATACTCGCCAAACGAAAGAAGACTCCTCCACAGACCAGTTTATCTCCTCAGAACCGGAGAACAAATCTACGTGACGCGTTTCAAGTCCGTAGGCCCGGTCGGGTGAAAGACTTAAGTATATTACTGGTTGATGATGTCATGACGACAGGATCAACTGCGAATGCTGCGACACGTGCCCTTCTGCAGGCAGGTGCCAGCGAAATTAATGTAGCAGTCATAGCCAGAGCGCCGCGTATATGACTTTAGAAAATCAAATCTCCACACGAGACGGTTGCTGTCAGCGTGGATACAACAGACAAGGTAAGTACCTCGATGGATGCGAGTACCACTCCACCTGAAAAAACCCCCGGTAAGAAGGCGGAGAAAAAAGCGATTGGCAGAAACCATCGTTTCTTCCTGCGCGGGCTGGCCATCAGTCTGCCTCCGATTCTGACGCTGGTCATCGTGATCTGGGTTGCCGGGATAGTGAACGATTACATTATCACGCCCACGACAACCACGGTGAGATACTGTATTGCCTACTTCACAGACGATTCACAACCCCGCGATAATTTTGTAGAGATGGAAAACCTCCCCCCCCTGGAATACTGTCGCAAAGATTATCTGATCAGCAGAGCTGACGTGGACACAGTGAGAGCCATCGAACAGTCAGCCGGATCTCAAATGGTCAACCGAAATAAAATAGCGTCTTACGCCTGGGTTCCGTTTGGCGATCGAGCAGTCAAGTATGCCGACTATCGTGAAGTTGCCAAACGCATCCGAGAATCGGATATGCCGACCACGGCGATGGGCCTGTATATGGAACTGGCAACCACGCGCTGGTTCAAGAGTCTGTTTCACCTGAGTGCCGTGGCGGTGGCACTGACAGTTGTGGCACTCTATTTCCTGGGGCGATTCGTCACCGCGCGGATTGGTGCCTGGATGGTTATAAAATTCGAACAGGGAGTTCTGGCAAGACTGCCTGTAGTGAGTAATGTGTATTCTTCAGTGAAGCAGGTCACCGACTTTTTCTTCAGCGAACGAACCGTGGACTACAGTCGGGTTGTCGCGATCGAATATCCCAGGCGGGGTATCTGGTCGCTGGGTTTTGTCACCGGCGACAGTATGCTGGAAATGACGGTGACTGCAGGAGAGCCTCTGGTGGCCATCCTGGTCCCGACATCCCCGATGCCGGTAACCGGCTACACCATGAGTGTGCCTAAAAGCGAAATCGTCGATTTAAATATTACCGTGGACCAGGCTTTCCAGTTTTGTCTGTCGTGTGGGGTTTTAGTACCGCCTCAACAGCGGGTTACCGATGAACTGCTGCGGGAAGAGCTGGGAAAACGTCTGCTGGGAGACCGCAAGCTGGCGGGATTCAAAGTCCAGATAGCCCCCCCGATTCCGACCACGCAGACATCGACGATTGAAAGCGATCATACGACCACAGAAGAGAAGCCGGAAAATTCAAATGATTCGGAATCTGATCCCCCCAACCAGCCAGCAGAGGATTCGAAGTAACCTGAGCCTCTGGTTGCACAACCGGCCTGGTGACTGAGATTTCAATCGTACCTAGTTTTGAGTAATAGTGGAAAGTGGAGTGATGGACCAGTCGTCTGAAAAACGTCCTTTACGGATTGCAACCCGTGCCAGCAACCTGGCGCTGTGGCAGGCTTACTATGTTTCGGATCTACTGAAAAAGCAGAGCAGCGAACGTCCGATTGAAATTGTACACATCACTTCGGAAGGGGACCGCGATCTGACGTCCCCACTCTCAGAATTCGGCGGACTGGGTGTCTTTACCCGCGAAGTACAGAAAGCGGTACTGGATGGTCGCGCAGATCTTGCTGTACATAGTTTAAAGGATCTGCCAACAGAACAGGCGCCCGGTTTACAGTTGGCAGGCATCCCGGAACGGGGGCCCCTCTACGATGTGCTGATTTTTCCGCAGGGATCGGAAGCGGTGGAGCACATTACCGATCTGGCTGACGACGCGAGGATCGGCACAGGCAGTCTGCGGAGACGCGCACAGCTGCTGCATCAGCGAAGTGATCTGCAGATGCTGGAAGTACGCGGCAATGTGGAAACCCGTCTCAAAAAACTGGACGCGGGAGAATACGATGCCCTCTGCCTGGCAGAAGCCGGTATGGTGCGTCTTGAATTACTTGAACAACGGGCTTCCCTGCTGCTACAACCTCCGGAGGTTTATCCTGCTGTCGGCCAGGGCGCCTTGGGAATCGAATGTCGTGCAGACGACGAGGAGACCGCCGCACTGCTGGCCGGGTTGTCCGATCCACCCACACAGGCAGCGACCACGGCAGAACGAAGCCTGCTGGCTCACCTGAGAGCCGGCTGTCATGCCCCGATTGGAAGTCTGTCCCAGACGACCGTCGACCAGTTGACCCTGGAAGCGGTTGTGCTGAGCGCGGATGGAGTGGAACGAATTTGTGCTTCGGTTACCGGTTCGCTTACTGAAGCGGCAGACATCGGTGTGAAGGTCGCGAAAGCATTGCTGGCAGATGGTGCAGGCCGATTGATTACCGGAACCGAAGAGTCCTGAATTCTCTGCCAGCGGTTCACTGTTCCAAGTGACGTCAAGGCTGAAATAAGACCTGTAAATTATTTCCCTATTCTTAGAGAAATCGCTGTGTATCATATGTCGATTCTGCGGGGCAGATGCGTTATACTCTGATCAGAAATGGACTGCCTCTCTATAACGTAATCAGGAAGTGCGGAAGGATCCAGACATGGAACGTCACCCTTATCGCCCCGGCTTATCCGGGATCGTTGCTACCGAAACTGAGATCTCTCAGATTCAGGAAGGATTGACTTATCGGGGTTACCCGATTGATGAACTGGCGCGAGGAGCGGCCTTCATCGAAGTTGCCTACCTGCTGCTGCACGGCGAGTTGCCCAGCCACGAACAACTGGCTGATTTTCAGACTCTGCTGATTGAGACAGGCTCCCTGCCTCAGCCTGTGATGGCGGCGGTCGAGGCAATCCCTCCCCACATCGACATGATGGAAGTGATTCGCAGTGGCGTGAGCCTGCTGGCGCACTTTGATCCGCAAATGGAATATGGGGTCTTCCAGTCGGAAGTTTCCAATGCGCAATACCTGCTGGCGATGCTGCCTCAGTTGATTTCGTATCGATATCACCAGGTGCGTGGTTCCCGTCTGGTCGAACCGAACTTTCATCACTCTTATGCAGGCAGCTTCTGGTGTATGCTGAAAGGGGATGAACCTTCGCAGCTGGAAGAAGAAGCATTTAATGCCGCCCTGATCATTTATGCCGACTTCGGATTGTCTCCTTCCACATTTGCCGCGCGCGTGGTGGCTTCAACGGGTAGCCCGCTGTACTCTGCGATCTGCTCTGCCATCGGTTCCATCAATGGCCAGTTGCACTGCAGTTGCGGAACGGGCGTGCTGGATGTCCTGCAGGAAGCAATACAATCGGGCAACGCCGAGGAATGGGTTTGTCAGGAAATTACCAAGGGACGCCGTGTGCTGGGATTTGAAAACTCGCATCACAAGCCCCGCGATCCCCGTTCTGCGGTTCTGAAATCGTATTGTGTTCAGCTGGCAGACGCATTGGGCCAGAACGAGATGGAAAACGCTGCTGACACCATTGAAGAGATCATGGGAAAAATTCAAAAGGTCCATCCCCGGGTAGAATGGTACGCAAGTCGGCTGTTGCATTACCTGGGTTTTGAGCCGGACCTGTTCACTCCGATTTTCTCTGTTTCACGACTGGTTGGCTGGGTGGCTCATATTGTTGAGCAAAGTGAGAATAATCACCTGTACCAGCCACTGTCCCGCTATGTGGGCATGGACCAGAGAAAATACACGCCACTGCCGTTACGCAGCTGATTCGACTTTGTCTTTATAAAACAGCCGCAAGAGAATAGGCAGCAGGACCAGCGATCCGAGCATCCCGCCGAGCATGGCAACACTGACCAGGGCACCGAAATAGATCAGCGGAATAAAGTGTGAAAGCGTGAGCACGCTGAAGCCGGCCACCAGCGCGCAGGTTGCAAAGATGATCGCCCGGCCCACCCCGCGGTGAGTCCGCCGAATCGCATCAACGACCGAAGCGCCCCGCGAACGTTCTCGCAGAAAGCCCGTGATAAAGTGGATGCTGGAATCGGTCGTTAACCCCATCGAAACACTGGCAATCATAGCGGTGCCGATATTGAGTGGCAGGTTGAACCAGCCCATCGCTCCGACCACCAGCACGATGGGGAACAGATTGGGAATCATGGAGATGATGCCGATTTTGAGACTGCGAAAGGCAATCGTCATCATTGCCAGAATGCTGGTTCCCGCGAGTAGAAAGCTGAAGAGTTGATCGTTCAGCAGGCTGTCGATCAGATACGCCAGCAGGATAAAGATGCCGGCGGCTTTACCGGGTTCGACGGTTTTCACATCAGCAGCATCCGTTTTTTCAGTGACCTTCGAACCGGGAAAATGTTTCTTAGCCAGTGCATCGACTTTAGCGATGAGAGAGAGTTTTTCTTCTGCAGACTGACGTTCCAGTGCCCGAAGCACAATTCGCATTCTCCCTTTCTCGGAATTATACAGACTGCTTTCAAAATCGGGCTGCAGGCTTTTGATGGAATCGAGTTTGGACTGTATTGGATCAGAGGCGAACGGGATTTTCGGTATGAAATCCAGAGTATCGGTAATCGAAATCACCTTGGTCAACTGTTGCTTACCTGGAGGATTGGCCTGTTGCAGATCGCTGGCCAGTGCACGGACCCGGTCGAGATACTCTTCGTTCAGTTTCGGAGGAGCCGGGAAATTGACTTCCCAGGTCGAAGCGCCTCCGAGTCGTGTTTCCACAAAATTGAGTGCCTGCACGATATCACTGGAGTCGCGAAAGTTCTTGCTGAAATCGGTTTCTACTTTCAGGCGGGAGAAGCCTACGGCGGCGAACAGGACGAACAGAACGGTTCCCGAGAGAATCAGTCGAGGATAATGCTCTGTTCCCAGACAGACTTTTTTGAGGATGCGTTCCAGCCCCTGCTCGGAAGAGTGTTTGAGGGGTGCACTGAGAGAACCGAGTGAAATTCCGCCGGGGAGTAAAACGGTGGCTGCGATCAGAACCATCATGGTCCCTAAGGCCATCATAATCCCGAAGCTGCGAACCGGTGCGATTTCACTGGAGAGCAGTGATGCGAAGCCGGCGGCCGTGGTGGCGCAGGTCCAGAATATTGCGGGCAGGAGTTCGACCATCGTCTGGCGAATGGCCCGTGGTCGCGAGACGTTATTGCGCTGCAGTTCCTGGAAATGGACTGCAACGTGTGTCACTGTCGCGATGCCGATAATCGTCACCAGTGAATTCAGCATGGAACTGACCATGCTGAGTTGAAAGTGTCCCAGTACGAGGATCGCTTCGGTCCAGAGAATCGAGCAGATCACCACCAGCAGCGGCAGCATGACCCACCGCAGTCGTCGGAACAGTAGAAACAGAACCAGCGCCAGCAGGTTGAGCGATACTTTGAACAGGATGTTGCCGTCTTCTTCGACGTAGCGGAACATATCGTGCACCTGCACGGGCTCGCCGACGACGTAGGCTTGAGGCGTGTGTCCCTCAGCCAGTTGACGAATACGACGGAATGTTTCTCCACGGGAAACCGGAGAATCCTCTTCGGGCAGCAGCCTGAGTGCGATGGCGGTCGTCTGGTTATCATCGCCGATCAGTACGCCGCGGAAGAGTTCAGTCATCTCATCCTGTTTTCTTCTAATCAGGGCGCGGAGAAAGAAGTTGAGTTTGGGAGGCGAGAGCGCATCAGCGAGGTTCTGGGTGACTTCCGCATTCACGCCGGGAACTTTACTGAGATCCTGCGAGAATCGGCGAACTTCAAGAAGCCCTTCTGGCTCAAGCAGGTCAGGCGTGGTATACGCGACGAAGACAAATTCATCGCCGCCGAACAGGCGTTTGCTTTCCAGGTAATCAAGCAGGTGTGGATCATCTTTCGCGTAGAGCGATTCGATCGACTGTTCAAACGAGAGCTGAGAAGCGGGATAGATAGACAGCCCGGTGAGGGCCATAAATATCAGCAGGAGAATCCAGCGCAGTTTGTAGAGTCTGTCAACGAATGATTCCAGCCAGCGCTGCGGGTGACTACTCATAAGGAAAGACCATATCCTGCTGCCTGTCTGGCATTCAATACGAAACAATTCGGCCCATTGCTATGATACAGGAATACTTCCGATGCACACGCAACCCATCTGCTCTTGTCGAACTATAGCTCACAGTAATCATGATTTCATTACAAAGTGTCCGTTTTTTACAACGTGTTGATTTTTTCCAACCTGAATACTTCAGAACCATCAGCATCGATATTTCCAGATATCCGAATCATTCCGCGCCGCACTCACACTCCGTCCTTACAGTCGCTAGAAATCTTACAAAACCCCATCTCAGTCCTGGAGTGCCCCCTTGTTTCTGACGTACGAGACCTGCATACTTGATGCAGCCCCCGTGGTTAACTGTCGTGTCAGCTTAACCTTGGGAACCAAAGTACCTGCTCTGGAAAACGTAATAATCATGCAGACAGACTCTGGAACCGCTGTTTACGCCTCTTGGGATTGATGTTTGTGACAAAACCCGGATTCTTAACGACCGCTCTGCTGCTGATTCTGCTTCTGGCTGGCGGTCTGCGTCTGACGATGGTGGTGCTGCAGAGCGATCAGCTGCAGGAAGACCGGGATGCCTACATCGCAATTGCCCGGAACCTGGCTGCGGGACATGGTTTCACATCGAGTCGGGCTGATGAGGGACAGGACATCAAGCCGACGGCATTTCGTCCACCTTTATATCCCTGCCTGCTGGCAGCCCTCTATTATGTGAATGCGGGGAGTCTGGGTGTAGGGATGATGCAGGTGCTGCTGGGGGTGCTCACCGTCTGGTTCACATGGAAAACCGGTCTGCGATTGCAAATGCCCGTCGGGGCGCTGGTCGCTGCCGCGGTAGTGGCGACCGATCCGGTATTGCTGCAATATACGTCGTTTTCAATGACAGAAGTGCTGTCTGCGTTTCTCTCCAGCCTGTTGCTCTTCATGCTGGTGTACCAGTTGACGGAAGAACAAACACAGCCAGAGACCAGGAATATGTCTGCAATCACATTCACGACCGGTCTGGTCTGGGGCCTGGCCATTCTGTGCCGACCGACTTATCTCGCTTTCCTGGG is from Gimesia maris and encodes:
- a CDS encoding potassium channel family protein; protein product: MVFHFIVPTSQTKQQKQSVAQFVRIVVLLIGFTIFGTVGIRWIEGASWLNSLYMIVITATTVGYEDPVSLSDNGKLFIIFYLMFGLGIFTYSVSQLGQWIVRQQMSSILEKRRMQKAISNLDGHYIVCGIGRMGASICEYLHEREKSFVVIDKDDERLQLTCEDKGWLYIHGDATDDFVLQSAGIENAKSLAAALPSDADNVYVVLTARMLNPEFQIIARASDDKAGDKIRHAGANRVVSPFRSGAVKIARFMIHPAVEDFVEVASKHVGGFEVADLQITDANPYCSKKLHETDFSTKGIMVVGICRPGQQPQMPPPSTSILNAGDSIFALGSSDAINALMEEFNEYEDAST
- the hpnE gene encoding hydroxysqualene dehydroxylase HpnE; its protein translation is MGASQSEVVIIGGGLAGLACAVTLADREIPVSLYESRPRLGGRASSFADKQSEQLIDNCQHVSMGCCFEFNRFCETVGIADSFQRAAELYFVGPDSIGPDSNGRQFKVNRFAANPLLPSPLHLLPAFGGLSYLSWSDKIQLARGLKQLAIAIIDLENEPTIADWLVAHGQSSAVINRFWNVVLVSALSESLDRISLSHARKVFVDGFLRARDNWQVLIPTVPLEHLYGTVIQDYLKQRGSKISLQTGVENIRIDGQQVTGIQLRDGSEIDCPRVVLAVPYQRVFDLLPDEFPGREKLTGIQQLESAPITSVHLWFDREITSLPHAVFVDTLSQWMFNRSRLMQNASTESGYYYQVVISASHNLTGSARQGRTQSEIIGEVVRELAMIWPEANAAELLHSRMVTEHQAVFSVKPGVEQLRPSQHTQVEGLYLAGDWTSTGWPATMEGAVRSGIQAAEFLLADLDRPETILLPPAQSSFLSKILFRL
- a CDS encoding ComF family protein yields the protein MKYPGIERLQHFSTRWLQTGRNFLYPPRCSLCGMETVCTGVNCGEQIEELVPVLSRSCQRCGAPVGPHLETSGGCTDCRGEKFRFARAVALGKYEGALQEFILNLKQNHGAYLGGGLANLLFYRNQEFFEQLGTELIVPVPLHWTSRLRRTHNPASIIAEALSHRLQAKYSGNILAKRKKTPPQTSLSPQNRRTNLRDAFQVRRPGRVKDLSILLVDDVMTTGSTANAATRALLQAGASEINVAVIARAPRI
- a CDS encoding DUF502 domain-containing protein codes for the protein MDASTTPPEKTPGKKAEKKAIGRNHRFFLRGLAISLPPILTLVIVIWVAGIVNDYIITPTTTTVRYCIAYFTDDSQPRDNFVEMENLPPLEYCRKDYLISRADVDTVRAIEQSAGSQMVNRNKIASYAWVPFGDRAVKYADYREVAKRIRESDMPTTAMGLYMELATTRWFKSLFHLSAVAVALTVVALYFLGRFVTARIGAWMVIKFEQGVLARLPVVSNVYSSVKQVTDFFFSERTVDYSRVVAIEYPRRGIWSLGFVTGDSMLEMTVTAGEPLVAILVPTSPMPVTGYTMSVPKSEIVDLNITVDQAFQFCLSCGVLVPPQQRVTDELLREELGKRLLGDRKLAGFKVQIAPPIPTTQTSTIESDHTTTEEKPENSNDSESDPPNQPAEDSK
- the hemC gene encoding hydroxymethylbilane synthase, coding for MDQSSEKRPLRIATRASNLALWQAYYVSDLLKKQSSERPIEIVHITSEGDRDLTSPLSEFGGLGVFTREVQKAVLDGRADLAVHSLKDLPTEQAPGLQLAGIPERGPLYDVLIFPQGSEAVEHITDLADDARIGTGSLRRRAQLLHQRSDLQMLEVRGNVETRLKKLDAGEYDALCLAEAGMVRLELLEQRASLLLQPPEVYPAVGQGALGIECRADDEETAALLAGLSDPPTQAATTAERSLLAHLRAGCHAPIGSLSQTTVDQLTLEAVVLSADGVERICASVTGSLTEAADIGVKVAKALLADGAGRLITGTEES
- a CDS encoding citrate/2-methylcitrate synthase; translation: MERHPYRPGLSGIVATETEISQIQEGLTYRGYPIDELARGAAFIEVAYLLLHGELPSHEQLADFQTLLIETGSLPQPVMAAVEAIPPHIDMMEVIRSGVSLLAHFDPQMEYGVFQSEVSNAQYLLAMLPQLISYRYHQVRGSRLVEPNFHHSYAGSFWCMLKGDEPSQLEEEAFNAALIIYADFGLSPSTFAARVVASTGSPLYSAICSAIGSINGQLHCSCGTGVLDVLQEAIQSGNAEEWVCQEITKGRRVLGFENSHHKPRDPRSAVLKSYCVQLADALGQNEMENAADTIEEIMGKIQKVHPRVEWYASRLLHYLGFEPDLFTPIFSVSRLVGWVAHIVEQSENNHLYQPLSRYVGMDQRKYTPLPLRS
- a CDS encoding efflux RND transporter permease subunit, with protein sequence MSSHPQRWLESFVDRLYKLRWILLLIFMALTGLSIYPASQLSFEQSIESLYAKDDPHLLDYLESKRLFGGDEFVFVAYTTPDLLEPEGLLEVRRFSQDLSKVPGVNAEVTQNLADALSPPKLNFFLRALIRRKQDEMTELFRGVLIGDDNQTTAIALRLLPEEDSPVSRGETFRRIRQLAEGHTPQAYVVGEPVQVHDMFRYVEEDGNILFKVSLNLLALVLFLLFRRLRWVMLPLLVVICSILWTEAILVLGHFQLSMVSSMLNSLVTIIGIATVTHVAVHFQELQRNNVSRPRAIRQTMVELLPAIFWTCATTAAGFASLLSSEIAPVRSFGIMMALGTMMVLIAATVLLPGGISLGSLSAPLKHSSEQGLERILKKVCLGTEHYPRLILSGTVLFVLFAAVGFSRLKVETDFSKNFRDSSDIVQALNFVETRLGGASTWEVNFPAPPKLNEEYLDRVRALASDLQQANPPGKQQLTKVISITDTLDFIPKIPFASDPIQSKLDSIKSLQPDFESSLYNSEKGRMRIVLRALERQSAEEKLSLIAKVDALAKKHFPGSKVTEKTDAADVKTVEPGKAAGIFILLAYLIDSLLNDQLFSFLLAGTSILAMMTIAFRSLKIGIISMIPNLFPIVLVVGAMGWFNLPLNIGTAMIASVSMGLTTDSSIHFITGFLRERSRGASVVDAIRRTHRGVGRAIIFATCALVAGFSVLTLSHFIPLIYFGALVSVAMLGGMLGSLVLLPILLRLFYKDKVESAA